The Chondrinema litorale genome includes a window with the following:
- a CDS encoding type I polyketide synthase — protein sequence MNKLSPIAIIGMACRFPKAPNIRAFWDLLSSGGNTIEEMSEKRWNFDLFYDPDPATPNKCYQKHGSFLDKIHDFDPLLFNISPAEAIEMSPSQKLMLELTWEAIEDNNLSYDEIVGKKVGFYLGNVWNDFEHLRKHLNANTTLHSAIGQSTSVIANRVSYTFGFTGPSLVVDTGCSSSLVALHLACQSIWEGSSDMSFVGGINHILDHDQYILLSKFGGLSKKGQCSTFSDDVDGFVRGEGAGIILLKRLEDAQRDGDNIIGLVKGSSINNNGFNVNLPATSTKGQIEMLEEAYKNSGIAPSEVHYVEAHGTGTKLGDPTETTAIGRFFANGRQEERPLKIGSVKTNIGHMEAAAGIAGLLKVLLAMQHGKIPSNLNFRAPNPDIPFKELKLEINNSNSEWGTLEGESKKAGVNSFGWGGTNAHAVIEEYIPAEVKEETEPVLATDAFLLCLSAKSESALKAYAKNYAEHIGNASSLEEVAALCAATIINKPKLNYRISIAGNSQEELQENLRIFYEEGEEVPLAKLSGEAKVVFIFPGQGSQWVGMGKELYQSEPVFKAMIDACDAAFAKYTDWSLIEQLHAEKEASRLKEIDIIQPSLFAIEIALAKLWMSKGIMPDAVVGHSMGEVASAFIAGAIDLNDAANIICSRSKLMKTVSNTGGAMGVTELTVAQAEATIEKYNGKLSVAVSNSPKSTVIAGDETSLLEVLAELEAKDLFCRQVKVDVASHSPQMDPLMGPLETQLAELKAVKNPITYYSTVLNQVVPGEELTKEYWVKNLRGMVRFSEVIGTLLEENHTVFIEMSPHPVLTNAINECAQGRQKEVVTVGSTLRDKPEKRSFNGFVGKLFEQGYAINWKEFYQIEKAPAMQLPTYPMQKKRYALEDRSAQKNGEMGKNPLLGRRIQLAGIDDIFIWENKLSLEHLSFVKDHVVNNATVLPGVSYLEILYAALQEAFGNAFHQVEDLHFKRPIYLYDNETIDTQLKITRTGANRAVFNYNVKTVSGGNIKWVTTAEGNLRICGSREYVSDDYIYNLVRSKDDTFIKKEDFYKVTNSIGIQYGSIFQGINWILINNTQAIAHVTPNSLIAGHDNKYFIHPAILDSCFQTIFTPILAPDVKNTKYSTFLSQLKGFRWFNKPEPGNDILVKAETIDTIIEPNGITKQQVALQLYDESGNFLADIEFIEAVIIDNDQLYSNKETDWLYHTNWEKVHIQARKQEALVEEESIELQEGKLEKTWLIFEDHLGVEKKLIRLFKERGHRLIKVGFGDEFTKIDENHFQVNYLEKERIKELFSHLHDNHIYCEGIIHAASLNDHINYENLLVEDLDYFQNAGSILLINLHQVMSGRYQDAMQDAFPNLVVLSNGLLPVANKSTQLNITLAPMWGLAKVLFNEEPAYHCTRVDLSYFPDDREVAKLYDVIFAESKDEPELVIREEAIYASRLERENLPVFNLETVEFQDDKTFVVTGCGTAIHTMINWIIQKGIHNIALINDCIDAKEKHQAFIDEHSGKGINLKMFKADITDIIQLNKAINQVQEEMPPIKGIIHAAGLMETALISELDTKAFRKMLAPKMMGTWNLHTISLNLPLKHFIVFSSANSLIGLNGHGSAVAANTFVDFFAHFRVKQGLPCVAINWGAIEDATTEDETPSTEVSIVNEGFIPFKMEKGLDILDKLYTLAPAQLSIALMDVQKTIEHYDTLAETNYFSKLISAQATYHSDEELLRTALETGEKEATIALIAQIVTKKVAAITKASLDLISNSSTFKGLGIDSLMAIKLRNQLEQTMGIKMAVNNFWKYASIGQFSAFTYEAILKEEAGSNSDQSPWWVSHQEKDAGFYLYCFHDAGASSTLYDTWEELHPAVELRAIELPGRGSRTGEQMFTDMTELVSKLAEEIYQHNNSKPFVFFGHSMGGAIAFEIAKVFRRKQQPLPEMIFTSSTPALFSYDRNDLTNRMTDEELIGRFPHLSKESIPDEELRQSLVNIMRADLKLLDSFKYEHETPFEFPIISLRGKDDPGVSLEQVARWKEETTLPHTVIERKGGHRYLVDDSEFVSNLVKDKLRKIIKTKPQTIN from the coding sequence ATGAATAAACTTTCACCCATTGCCATTATCGGAATGGCATGTAGATTTCCCAAGGCGCCAAATATTAGAGCCTTTTGGGACTTACTTTCGAGTGGAGGAAATACAATCGAAGAGATGTCGGAAAAAAGGTGGAACTTCGATTTGTTCTACGATCCAGATCCGGCCACTCCGAACAAATGCTATCAAAAGCATGGTTCTTTTCTAGATAAAATTCACGATTTCGATCCTTTATTATTCAATATTTCTCCTGCTGAAGCCATCGAGATGTCACCCTCTCAAAAGCTGATGTTGGAACTCACCTGGGAAGCCATCGAAGATAACAATCTGTCTTACGATGAGATTGTGGGAAAAAAGGTAGGCTTCTATCTGGGCAATGTCTGGAATGACTTTGAGCACTTAAGAAAACACCTCAATGCCAATACCACTCTGCACTCTGCCATCGGGCAGTCTACCAGTGTGATTGCCAACCGAGTATCTTATACTTTTGGTTTTACTGGACCTAGTTTGGTGGTCGATACTGGTTGTTCTTCTTCACTGGTGGCATTACACCTTGCTTGCCAGAGTATTTGGGAAGGCAGCTCAGATATGTCTTTTGTGGGAGGTATTAACCATATCTTAGACCACGATCAATATATCTTGCTTTCTAAATTCGGTGGTCTTTCTAAGAAAGGGCAGTGTAGTACTTTTAGTGATGATGTAGATGGTTTTGTCAGGGGAGAAGGTGCTGGCATTATCCTTTTAAAAAGACTAGAAGATGCCCAAAGAGATGGAGATAACATCATCGGTTTGGTAAAAGGAAGCAGTATCAATAACAATGGATTTAATGTAAACTTGCCAGCTACTAGTACCAAAGGTCAGATTGAAATGCTGGAAGAAGCCTATAAAAACTCCGGCATTGCTCCTTCAGAAGTGCATTATGTAGAAGCCCATGGCACAGGAACCAAACTGGGAGATCCAACAGAAACCACCGCTATCGGTCGCTTCTTTGCCAATGGCAGACAAGAAGAAAGACCGCTTAAAATCGGTTCGGTAAAAACCAACATTGGACACATGGAAGCCGCTGCCGGTATTGCTGGTTTGCTCAAAGTATTGCTGGCCATGCAGCATGGAAAAATCCCTTCTAACCTCAACTTTAGGGCCCCTAACCCAGATATTCCCTTCAAAGAACTCAAACTAGAAATCAACAATAGCAATAGTGAGTGGGGGACACTGGAAGGAGAATCTAAAAAAGCCGGTGTCAACTCTTTTGGCTGGGGAGGCACCAATGCCCATGCAGTGATTGAAGAATACATTCCAGCTGAGGTCAAAGAAGAAACGGAGCCGGTACTTGCTACCGATGCTTTCTTGCTTTGTCTTTCAGCCAAGAGTGAATCAGCACTAAAAGCTTATGCAAAAAACTATGCAGAACACATCGGCAATGCTAGTTCGCTAGAAGAAGTAGCAGCCCTTTGTGCGGCCACCATCATTAATAAACCCAAGCTCAATTACAGAATCAGTATTGCCGGAAACTCTCAAGAAGAGCTGCAAGAAAACTTGCGTATCTTCTACGAGGAAGGAGAAGAGGTACCGCTAGCAAAACTCAGTGGAGAGGCCAAAGTAGTTTTCATCTTCCCGGGACAAGGCAGCCAGTGGGTAGGCATGGGAAAAGAACTCTACCAATCAGAGCCGGTATTTAAAGCCATGATTGATGCTTGTGATGCTGCTTTTGCTAAATACACCGATTGGTCTTTAATTGAGCAGTTGCATGCGGAAAAAGAAGCTAGTAGACTCAAAGAAATTGACATCATCCAGCCCTCACTTTTTGCTATCGAGATTGCCCTTGCCAAACTTTGGATGAGCAAAGGCATTATGCCAGATGCCGTAGTGGGACATAGTATGGGAGAAGTAGCTTCTGCTTTTATTGCCGGAGCCATAGACCTAAATGATGCGGCTAACATCATTTGCAGCCGATCTAAACTGATGAAAACAGTTAGTAACACTGGAGGGGCCATGGGTGTAACAGAACTAACTGTAGCTCAGGCAGAGGCCACGATTGAAAAATACAATGGCAAGCTGTCTGTAGCAGTAAGTAACAGCCCAAAATCTACGGTGATTGCCGGAGATGAAACCTCACTCTTGGAAGTACTGGCAGAACTGGAAGCCAAAGATTTATTCTGTCGCCAAGTGAAGGTGGATGTTGCCTCTCACTCTCCACAGATGGATCCATTGATGGGACCACTAGAAACTCAGCTTGCAGAGCTGAAAGCAGTAAAAAACCCGATTACTTATTATTCAACGGTATTGAATCAAGTAGTTCCGGGAGAGGAATTGACTAAAGAATACTGGGTAAAAAACTTAAGAGGGATGGTCAGGTTCTCTGAGGTGATTGGCACATTGCTAGAAGAAAACCATACGGTTTTCATTGAAATGAGTCCGCATCCAGTGCTGACCAATGCTATTAATGAGTGTGCACAGGGCAGACAAAAAGAAGTAGTCACGGTTGGTTCTACTTTAAGAGATAAACCAGAGAAACGCTCATTCAATGGTTTTGTGGGGAAACTCTTTGAGCAGGGTTATGCCATTAACTGGAAGGAGTTTTACCAAATAGAAAAAGCACCAGCCATGCAGCTGCCAACTTATCCGATGCAGAAGAAAAGGTATGCTTTGGAAGATAGGTCAGCGCAGAAAAATGGAGAGATGGGTAAAAACCCACTTTTAGGTCGCAGAATCCAATTGGCAGGTATTGATGATATCTTCATCTGGGAAAACAAACTCAGTTTAGAGCATTTGTCTTTTGTCAAAGACCATGTGGTCAACAATGCGACAGTACTTCCAGGAGTGAGTTATTTGGAGATTTTGTATGCCGCTTTGCAAGAAGCTTTTGGCAATGCCTTCCATCAGGTAGAAGACTTGCATTTTAAAAGACCAATCTACTTATACGACAATGAAACCATTGATACCCAGCTGAAAATCACCCGAACAGGTGCCAATAGAGCCGTGTTCAACTACAATGTAAAAACAGTTTCAGGGGGCAATATCAAATGGGTCACCACTGCAGAAGGCAACTTAAGAATCTGTGGCAGCAGGGAATATGTCTCTGATGATTATATCTATAACCTAGTCAGGTCAAAGGATGATACCTTCATTAAAAAGGAAGATTTCTACAAGGTGACCAATTCGATTGGCATCCAGTATGGCAGCATCTTTCAGGGTATCAACTGGATATTGATCAACAATACCCAAGCCATTGCCCATGTGACACCCAACTCCCTGATTGCAGGTCATGACAACAAGTATTTCATCCACCCAGCCATCTTGGATAGCTGTTTTCAAACTATTTTTACGCCGATTTTGGCTCCGGATGTTAAAAACACAAAATACTCTACCTTCTTATCCCAGTTAAAAGGATTTAGGTGGTTTAACAAACCAGAACCGGGCAATGATATTTTGGTAAAAGCAGAAACCATTGATACCATCATTGAGCCCAATGGCATCACCAAACAACAGGTGGCTTTGCAGTTGTATGATGAAAGTGGCAACTTCTTAGCTGATATTGAATTCATTGAGGCAGTCATCATCGATAATGATCAGCTCTATTCCAACAAGGAAACCGATTGGTTGTACCACACCAATTGGGAGAAAGTACACATTCAGGCAAGAAAACAGGAAGCCCTGGTGGAGGAAGAATCTATCGAACTCCAAGAAGGCAAGCTAGAGAAAACATGGCTCATCTTTGAAGATCATTTGGGGGTAGAAAAGAAACTCATTCGACTATTCAAAGAAAGAGGGCACCGATTGATCAAAGTAGGTTTTGGTGATGAGTTTACCAAAATTGATGAAAACCATTTTCAGGTCAACTATTTAGAAAAAGAGCGCATCAAGGAGTTATTCTCCCACTTGCATGACAACCACATTTACTGTGAGGGCATCATCCATGCTGCTTCTTTGAATGACCATATCAATTATGAAAACCTGTTGGTCGAAGACCTGGATTACTTCCAGAATGCAGGTAGTATTCTTTTGATCAACCTGCATCAAGTGATGAGTGGGCGCTATCAAGATGCCATGCAGGATGCTTTCCCTAATTTGGTGGTGTTGAGCAATGGCCTATTGCCAGTAGCTAACAAAAGTACTCAGCTCAATATCACACTGGCTCCAATGTGGGGACTAGCCAAGGTACTTTTCAATGAAGAACCTGCTTACCATTGCACCAGAGTCGATTTGAGTTATTTCCCTGATGATAGAGAAGTAGCCAAGTTATACGATGTTATTTTTGCGGAAAGCAAAGATGAACCAGAACTGGTTATCAGAGAAGAAGCTATTTATGCTTCCAGACTGGAAAGAGAAAACCTACCTGTTTTCAATTTGGAAACAGTCGAATTCCAAGACGATAAAACCTTTGTGGTCACTGGTTGTGGCACAGCCATCCATACCATGATCAACTGGATCATCCAAAAGGGTATCCACAATATTGCTTTGATCAACGATTGTATAGATGCCAAAGAAAAACATCAGGCTTTCATTGATGAGCACAGTGGAAAAGGAATCAACTTAAAAATGTTCAAAGCCGATATCACAGATATCATTCAATTGAACAAAGCCATCAATCAAGTGCAGGAAGAAATGCCACCGATCAAAGGTATCATTCATGCAGCTGGATTAATGGAAACCGCTTTGATTAGTGAGTTGGATACAAAAGCATTTAGGAAAATGTTGGCACCGAAGATGATGGGCACTTGGAACCTGCATACCATCAGCTTAAACTTGCCACTCAAACACTTCATTGTTTTTTCTTCTGCCAATTCTTTAATTGGTTTAAATGGACATGGAAGTGCAGTAGCTGCCAATACTTTTGTCGATTTCTTTGCGCATTTTAGAGTAAAACAAGGTCTTCCTTGTGTGGCCATCAACTGGGGAGCTATTGAAGATGCCACCACCGAAGATGAAACTCCAAGCACAGAAGTATCCATTGTCAATGAAGGATTCATTCCTTTCAAAATGGAAAAAGGACTGGATATTTTAGATAAATTATACACCCTTGCCCCAGCCCAACTCAGCATTGCTTTGATGGATGTACAAAAAACCATTGAGCATTATGATACCCTGGCAGAAACCAATTATTTCTCTAAACTCATTTCTGCACAAGCCACTTATCACTCTGATGAAGAGCTGTTAAGAACGGCACTGGAAACAGGAGAGAAAGAAGCCACCATTGCCCTAATTGCGCAGATTGTCACTAAAAAAGTAGCGGCCATTACCAAGGCTTCACTCGACTTGATTAGCAACAGTTCTACCTTCAAAGGTTTGGGCATTGATTCCTTAATGGCCATCAAGCTCAGAAACCAGTTGGAGCAGACCATGGGCATTAAAATGGCCGTGAATAACTTCTGGAAATATGCATCCATCGGACAGTTTTCAGCTTTCACTTATGAGGCCATCTTAAAAGAGGAAGCAGGTAGCAATAGCGATCAATCTCCATGGTGGGTGAGCCATCAGGAAAAAGATGCAGGATTCTATTTGTACTGTTTCCATGATGCTGGTGCGAGCAGCACTTTGTATGATACTTGGGAAGAATTGCATCCAGCAGTAGAACTAAGAGCCATTGAGCTGCCAGGAAGAGGTTCCAGAACAGGAGAGCAGATGTTTACAGATATGACGGAGTTAGTGAGTAAGTTGGCAGAAGAAATCTATCAGCATAACAACAGCAAACCTTTTGTATTCTTTGGGCATTCTATGGGAGGAGCCATTGCTTTTGAAATTGCAAAGGTGTTCAGAAGAAAGCAGCAGCCATTACCAGAAATGATATTTACTTCATCCACTCCAGCTTTGTTTAGTTACGACAGAAATGACCTGACAAACAGGATGACAGATGAAGAGCTCATCGGTAGATTCCCTCATTTGAGTAAAGAAAGTATTCCAGATGAGGAGTTGAGACAAAGTCTGGTAAACATCATGCGAGCAGATTTGAAATTGTTAGACAGCTTCAAATATGAGCATGAAACTCCATTTGAATTCCCGATTATCTCGCTAAGAGGTAAAGATGATCCGGGAGTAAGTTTAGAGCAAGTAGCAAGATGGAAAGAAGAAACCACATTGCCACACACAGTTATCGAAAGAAAAGGTGGTCACAGATACCTAGTCGATGACAGTGAATTTGTAAGCAATCTGGTAAAAGATAAACTAAGGAAAATTATCAAAACTAAACCACAAACAATTAATTAG
- a CDS encoding lipocalin-like domain-containing protein gives MLELVKEKVGARILGSWKLISWVYETEAGEEVDFYGNSPQGMLMYQDSGYMSVQIFKEERAPFKSVGLNTGTLEEKANSFASFSAYYGKFNEVEPGVFKHDVEGSLLPNWLGTTETRYAKIEDDILVLSTPPMETNDGTKIFKVTWRKVA, from the coding sequence ATGTTAGAATTAGTAAAAGAGAAGGTAGGAGCTCGTATTTTGGGATCTTGGAAATTAATCAGTTGGGTATATGAAACTGAAGCAGGAGAGGAAGTTGATTTTTATGGTAATTCACCGCAGGGTATGCTTATGTATCAGGATTCTGGATACATGAGTGTTCAAATATTCAAAGAAGAAAGAGCTCCTTTTAAAAGTGTTGGACTTAATACAGGAACTTTAGAAGAAAAGGCAAATAGTTTTGCCTCATTTTCTGCATATTATGGCAAATTTAATGAAGTAGAACCAGGTGTTTTTAAACATGATGTTGAAGGTTCTTTACTGCCAAATTGGTTAGGAACTACCGAAACTAGATATGCAAAAATAGAAGACGATATCCTTGTATTATCTACTCCTCCTATGGAAACAAATGATGGGACAAAAATATTTAAAGTTACTTGGAGAAAAGTGGCTTAA